The following are encoded together in the Ovis aries strain OAR_USU_Benz2616 breed Rambouillet chromosome X, ARS-UI_Ramb_v3.0, whole genome shotgun sequence genome:
- the LOC101106998 gene encoding protein ARMCX6 has translation MGRAREVGWMAAGLMIGAGACYCVYKLTIGRDDSEKSEEEEEEWDDERELDDEEHEIWFDLTTTARPWSEDGHWTEPGAPGGAEDRPSGGGKASRTYLVKQRPFPYEHKNTWSAQSFKNFSCALGLSKEPFIQGKVLLAEPKDAGFSFSHDINSHLASLSIAGNTIPTPDPAVEDGKALCGPDNLNAGVENQGQMKTCLSQVCRETVSLCCNSFLQQAGLNLLISMTVINNMLAKSVSGLMLPLIPEGSECAEGQVVKPLTGLSEKPALSGELLRAQVLCPFVPLFVRNTNRQLLSETLAS, from the coding sequence ATGGGCCGGGCTCGGGAAGTGGGTTGGATGGCCGCAGGACTGATGATTGGGGCTGGTGCCTGCTACTGCGTTTACAAACTAACCATAGGAAGAGATGACAGTGAGAAgtctgaggaggaggaagaggaatggGATGATGAGCGGGAACTGGATGACGAGGAGCACGAGATTTGGTTTGATTTGACAACTACAGCACGGCCCTGGAGTGAGGATGGGCACTGGACTGAACCTGGGGCACCTGGCGGTGCTGAGGACAGACCTTCAGGTGGGGGCAAAGCCAGTCGAACATACCTGGTAAAACAGCGCCCGTTCCCTTACGAACACAAAAATACTTGGAGTGCTCAGagctttaaaaatttcagttgtGCTCTTGGcctctccaaggagcctttcATTCAGGGAAAAGTATTGTTAGCTGAGCCCAAGGATGCCGGTTTTTCGTTTAGCCATGATATCAACAGTCATTTGGCCAGCCTCTCCATTGCTGGAAACACAATCCCGACTCCCGACCCTGCTGTTGAGGACGGAAAGGCTTTGTGTGGCCCGGATAACTTGAATGCAGGTGTGGAAAATCAGGGCCAGATGAAGACGTGCCTCAGCCAAGTGTGTCGGGAGACCGTGTCTCTTTGCTGCAACTCATTTCTGCAGCAGGCTGGATTAAATTTGTTAATAAGCATGACAGTTATTAATAACATGCTGGCCAAGTCCGTTTCTGGCTTGATGCTTCCTTTGATACCAGAGGGAAGTGAATGTGCTGAGGGGCAGGTTGTGAAACCCCTGACGGGTTTGTCTGAAAAGCCAGCCTTGTCGGGGGAGTTGCTGAGAGCCCAAGTGCTATGCCCCTTCGTGCCCCTCTTTGTCAGGAACACAAACAGACAGCTTCTCTCAGAAACCCTGGCCTCTTAA